The following DNA comes from Rhodopseudomonas boonkerdii.
GGCCACGATCACGTCATAATGGCGCGGATCGATATTCTTCGTCATTTGAAGCGCGCCTCCAACGCATCGAGCGCTGCCTTGGTCAGAACAAGCTTCTGACGACGCAGGATGTCATAGACGTTGATACCCTGGATCGGCAGCACGTCGATGTTCGGGATGTTGCGCGCAGCGATCGCAAACCCGTTGTTCAGCTCGGCGCCGTCGATGATCAGCGCATTGGTCAGGCCGAGGCCTGAGAAGTGACCGAGCAGTGCCTTGGTCTTGGCGGCTTCCAGCACGGCCTGATCGAGAACGATCAGCGAGCCGTCCTTGGCCTTGGCCGACAGGGCATGCTTGAGCGCGAGGGCGCGAACCTTCTTCGGCAGATCGAACGCATGCGAGCGCACGACCGGACCGAAGGCGCGGCCACCGCCACGGAACTGCGGCACGCGGGCCGAGCCGTGACGAGCACCGCCGGTGCCCTTCTGCTTGTACATTTTCTTGCCGGTGCGCGCGATTTCGGCGCGGCCCTTGGCCTTGTGCGTACCGGCCTGGCGCTTGGCCAGCTGCCAGTTGACGCAGCGCTGGATCAGATCGGCGCGGACGTCGAGGCCGAAAATGGCTTCCGACAGCTCGACAGAACCGGCGTCCTTGCCCTCAAGCGTGGTGACGTTCAGCTTCATCTCACGCTCCTTCCTGCTCGGCGGCAGGTGCTTCAGCAGCGCCCTCACCGGCCAGCTTGAACTTGCCGGGCTTCGGCGCGTCCTTCGGCAGTTCCTTCTTGACGGCGTCGCGCACCGAGATCCAGCCGCCCTTGGCGCCGGGAACGGCACCCTCGACGAGGATCAGGCCACGCTCCACGTCGGTCGAAACGACGCGCAGGTTCAGCGTGGTGATACGATCGACACCCATGTGGCCGGGCATCTTCTTGTTCTTGAAGGTCTTGCCCGGGTCCTGACGGCCACCGGTCGAACCGATCGAACGGTGCGACACCGACACGCCGTGCGTGGCGCGCAAACCGCCGAAGTTCCAGCGCTTCATACCGCCGGCGAACCCCTTACCGACCGAGGTGCCGGTGACGTCGACGAACTGGCCGGCGACGAAGTGGTCGGCCTGGATCTCGGCGCCGACCGGGAGCAGCGCGTCCTCGGACACGCGGAACTCGGCGACCTTGCGCTTCGGTTCGACCTTGGCAGCGGCGAACTGGCCGCGCTCGGCCTTGGGCATATAGACGGTCTTACGCGAGCCCGAACCGAGCTGCAGAGCGACATAGCCGTTCTTCTCGGTGGTGCGATGACCCAGCACCTGGCAATTGCCAAGCTTCAGAACGGTCACGGGGATATGCTCGCCGGCCTCTGTAAAGACCCGCGTCATTCCGACCTTCTGTGCGATCACTCCGGAGCGCATCGGCGTGCTTCCTGTTCTTTCTGTCCGTTTGACCGGACGGGACTAAAAAATCTTAGAGCTTGATTTCGACGTCGACACCGGCGGCCAGGTCGAGCTTCATCAAAGCATCGACGGTCTGCGGGGTCGGATCGACGATATCGAGAAGGCGCTTGTGGGTGCGCATCTCGAACTGTTCGCGGCTCTTCTTGTCGACGTGCGGCGAACGGTTGACCGTGAACTTCTCGATGCGCGTGGGCAGCGGGATCGGTCCGCGGACCTGCGCACCCGTGCGCTTCGCAGTGCTCACGATCTCGCGGGTCGACGCATCGAGGATGCGATGGTCGAACGCCTTGAGTCGAATGCGGATATTCTGGCCGTTCATTGCCGTGTGTCTTTCTCTGAAAGCGAATGGTCGGTAGCGAGCAGCGAGTAGCGATCGCCGCTACTCACCACGTCCTGTTCGCGTCCTTACTCGATGATGCTAGCGACGACGCCTGCACCGACGGTGCGGCCGCCTTCGCGGATGGCGAAGCGCAGCTTCTCTTCCATCGCGATCGGCACGATCAGGTGCACTTCCATGGCGATGTTGTCGCCCGGCATCACCATCTCGGTGCCTTCCGGCAGATGCACCACACCGGTCACGTCGGTGGTGCGGAAGTAGAACTGCGGACGATAGTTGGTGAAGAACGGCGTGTGACGGCCACCCTCTTCCTTCGTCAGAATGTAGGCCTCGGCCTTGAACTTGGTGTGCGGCTTCACCGAACCCGGCTTGCACAGCACCTGGCCGCGCTCCACGTCTTCACGCTTGGTGCCGCGCAGCAGCGCGCCGATGTTGTCGCCCGCCTGGCCCTGATCGAGCAGCTTGCGGAACATTTCCACGCCCGTGACCGTGGTCTTCTGCGTCGCCTTCAGGCCGACGATCTCGATTTCCTCGCCCACCTTGACGATGCCGCGTTCGACACGGCCGGTCACCACGGTGCCGCGGCCCGAGATCGAGAACACGTCTTCCACCGGCATCAGGAACGGCTGGTCCACCGGACGCTCCGGCTGCGGGATGTAGGCGTCGACGTTCTTCATCAGCTCGAGGATCGCGTCGTGGCCGAGCGCCTTGTTCGAGTCTTCGAGCGCGGCCAGCGCCGAACCCTTGACGATCGGAATGTCGTCGCCCGGGAAGTCGTACTTCGACAGCAGTTCGCGGACTTCCATTTCCACGAGCTCGAGCAGTTCCGGATCGTCGACCATGTCGCACTTGTTCAGGAACACCACCAGCGCCGGCACGCCGACCTGGCGGGCCAGCAGGATGTGCTCGCGGGTCTGCGGCATCGGGCCGTCGGCCGCCGACACCACCAGGATCGCGCCGTCCATCTGCGCCGCGCCCGTGATCATGTTCTTCACATAGTCCGCGTGGCCGGGGCAGTCGACGTGGGCGTAGTGGCGGTTCGCGGTCTCGTATTCCACATGCGCCGTCGAAATGGTGATGCCGCGCGCCTTCTCTTCCGGCGCCTTGTCGATCTGGTCGTAAGCGGTGAACGACGCACCGCCCGTCTCCGCGAGCACCTTCGTGATCGCTGCCGTCAACGACGTCTTGCCGTGGTCAACGTGACCGATCGTCCCGATGTTGCAGTGCGGTTTCGTACGTTCAAATTTTGCTTTGGCCATGATTCTCTCCTTTGGGTCGTCAGCTTGCGCCTACGACGATCAGGCAAACTTCTTCTGGACTTCGGCCGACACGTTTGCCGGCGCTTCAGCGTAGTGATCGAATGACATCGAGAACGTTGCACGACCCTGGCTCATGGAGCGCAGCGTGTTCACGTAACCGAACATGTTCATGAGCGGCACCATCGCGTTGATGACGTTGGCGTTGCCGCGCATGTCCTGGCCCTGGATCTGGCCACGGCGGGAATTCAGATCGCCGATGACCGAACCGGTGTAGTCTTCCGGCGTCACGCATTCGACCTTCATGATCGGCTCGAGCAGAACGGACTTGCCCTTCTGCAGAGCGTCACGGAGAGCCGCACGCGATGCGATTTCGAACGCCAGCGCCGACGAGTCGACGTCGTGGTAAGCGCCGTCCACCAGCTGGACGTGAACGTCGACCACGGGGAAGCCCGCGACCACGCCCGACGACATCACGCTGTTGAGGCCCTTTTCGACGCCCGGGATGTATTCCTTCGGAACCGCACCACCGACGATCTTCGACTCGAATACGAAACCCGAACCCGGCTCGCCCGGCTCGACCACGAACTTGACGCGGGCGAACTGGCCGGTACCACCGGTCTGCTTCTTGTGGGTGTAGTCGACTTCGGCGCGCTTCGTGATCTTCTCACGGAACGCCACCTGCGGAGCGCCGATGTTGGCATCGACCTTGTAGGTACGCTTCAGGATGTCGACCTTGATGTCGAGATGGAGTTCGCCCATGCCCTTCAGGATGGTCTGGCCGGACTCGTGGTCGGTCGACACGCGGAACGACGGATCTTCCGCAGCGAGCTTGGCGAGAGCCACGCCCAGCTTTTCCTGGTCGGCCTTCGACTTCGGCTCGATGGCGATTTCGATCACCGGCTCCGGAAATTCCATGCGCTCGAGGATGACCGGGTTTTCCGGATCGCACAGCGTGTCACCGGTACGGGCTTCCTTGAGGCCGGCCAGCGCGACGATGTCGCCGGCATAGGCTTCCTTGATGTCTTCACGGTTGTTCGCATGCATCAGCAGCATGCGGCCGATACGCTCTTTCTTCTCACGGGTCGAGTTCACGACGCCGGTGCCCGACTGCAGAACACCCGAATAGATGCGGCAGAAGGTGATGGTGCCGACGAACGGGTCGTCCATGATCTTGAACGCGAGCAGAGCCAGCGGCTCCTTGTCGTCAGCCTTGCGGACGACCTCGTTGCCATCTTCGTCCTGGCCCTTGATGGCCGGAACGTCGAGCGGCGACGGCAGATAATCGACGACGGCGTCGAGCAGCGGCTGTACGCCCTTGTTCTTGAAGGCCGAGCCGCAGAGCACGGGATAGAAAGCGCCGGTCAGCACGGCCTTGCGGAGCAGACGCTTGAGCGTCGCTTCATCCGGCTCGTTGCCGTCGAGGTAAGCTGCCATGGCGTCGTCATCGAGCTCGACGGCGGCTTCCAGCATCTTCTCGCGATATTCCTTGGCCTTCTCGACCATGTCTTCCGGAATATCGACATAGTCGAACTTCGCACCGAGGGATTCATCGTTCCAGACGATGCCCTTCATGGTGACGAGATCGACGAGGCCCTTGAAGTTGTTCTCGGCGCCGATCGGCAGCTGGATCGCAACCGGCTTCGCACCGAGACGATCAATGATGTCCTGCAGGCACTTGTAGAAGTCAGCGCCGGTCTTATCCATCTTGTTGGCGAAGACGATCCGCGGAACCTTGTACTTGTCGCCCTGGCGCCAGACGGTTTCGGTCTGCGGCTCGACGCCCTGGTTGGAGTCGAGAACGCACACGGCGCCGTCGAGCACGCGCAGCGAACGCTCGACTTCGATGGTGAAGTCGACGTGGCCGGGGGTGTCGATGATATTCAGGCGCTTGCCGTTCCAATAGGCGGTGGTCGCAGCCGAGGTGATCGTGATGCCACGCTCCTGCTCCTGCTCCATCCAGTCCATCGTCGCGGCACCTTCGTGCACTTCGCCGATCTTGTGGCTCTTGCCGGTGTAATAGAGGATGCGCTCGGTCGTCGTGGTCTTGCCAGCGTCGATGTGCGCCATGATACCGAAATTACGGTAGTCCTCGATGGCATTTTGGCGGGGCATGTGCGTGTCCTTCAGCTGTCCGTTCGAGACGCCGTTACCAGCGATAGTGCGAGAACGCGCGGTTGGCTTCCGCCATCTTGTGCACGTCTTCACGCTTCTTCACGGCGTTGCCGCGGTTGTTGGAGGCGTCGAGCAGCTCTGCAGAGAGACGCTCGGTCATGGTCTTTTCGTTGCGGGCGCGCGCGGCGGTGATCAGCCAGCGAATGCCGAGCGCCTGACGACGCACGCTACGCACTTCGACCGGCACCTGATAGGTCGCACCACCCACGCGGCGCGAACGCACTTCGATGGTCGGCATGACGTTTTCGAGCGCCTGCTCGAACACGGTGAGCGGCCCCTGCTTGGTCTTGGCCTCGATGATATCGAAGGCACCGTAGACGATCTGTTCGGCGGCAGACTTCTTGCCGTCATACATGATCGAATTCATGAACTTGGTCACGATGATGTTCCCGAACTTCGGATCCGGGTTCACAACGCGCTTTTCAGCGGAATGGCGACGAGACATCGATAAACCCCGACTTACTTCGGACGCTTCGCGCCGTACTTCGAACGACGCTGCTTACGGTTCTTGACGCCCTGGGTATCCAGCACGCCGCGGAGAATGTGGTAGCGAACGCCCGGCAAGTCCTTGACGCGGCCGCCGCGGATCATGACCACCGAGTGCTCCTGGAGGTTATGACCTTCACCCGGGATGTAACCGATGACTTCGAAGCCATTGGTCAGACGCACCTTTGCGACCTTACGAAGCGCCGAGTTCGGCTTCTTCGGGGTCGTGGTGTAGACGCGCGTGCAAACGCCGCGCTTCTGCGGCGACTGCTGCAGCGCCGGCACCTTCTTGCGCGCCTTCTGAATGACCCGCGGATTTGCGATCAGCTGGTTGATCGTCGGCATGTCAGCCTTCACCCTCTATTCGCGCGAAGCCTCATGGCTTCGCAAAAATTGTTCGGAGCTTCCCGCTCCATCGGTCTCGCATCACGCGAAAGAACTTCACGCAAAACGAAATAACGCCAACCATTCATCGCTGAATGGAAAGCGCTAACGCCGCAGAGGACCACGATGGTGACGTCAGGCTGTCGCCCTCGGTCGATATCGAGATCATGCACTGAATTCGATCTCTCGAGATGATCTCAAGAGACCAAACGTCGTATCGGCATTGCCTAGATTTTAGCGACAGCGTCTGAGCGTCTGGGTCGAGGTTGGTGCCCGAAGCGACCGAGAAGGCTCTCCGGGTGATCCGTACCGACACTGGCGAAGCTCACCGCCTGTCGTTAAGTGGCCGGGTTGTATCCGCAGGGGATAGGCAAGTCAACACCTATCCGCGTGCAAAATACGCTTGTGGCGCAGGGTTTTTAGCATGCGAAGCCCCTAGAAAACACGAGGAATCCGCAAGAATTCAACGCCATCCACCACGCAGTTCGCGATGTCGGAAACTGCAGTTTGATGACGCCTGGATGGAAGTCTGATGAGAATCCGGGACCGTCACACGGGCGATTCCGGCCCACTGCTCCCGATTCTAGGGTATCAGGCGGCCAGAATCGGGAGAATCGCCGTTCAGGGTATTGCCGAGTCGTTAAGGCATGCGGGCAATGACCTTGATCTCGAAATCGAAACCCGCGAGCCAGTTCACGCCCACCGCCGTCCAGTTCGGATAAGGGTGGTCCGGGAAGATCTCCGCACGGATGGCGTTCACCGTCCCGAACTGGGCCTCCGGATCGGTATGGAAGGTCGTGACGTCGACGATGTCGTCCAAACCGGCTCCAGCCGCCTTCAGAACGTTCCCGAGGTTATCGAAGGCCAACTGGACCTGCTTGGCGAAATCCGGTTCCGGGGAGCCGTCCGCCCTGCTCCCGACCTGGCCGGAGACGAAAAGAAGATCCCCGGAGCGGATCGCTGCGGAATAGCGGTTGATCTCGTAAAGGGCCTGCCGGCCGGCGGGGAAAATTGCATCGCGTTTGGTCATGATGTCTCTCCGGTTCCCAATCGGCGCTTGAGTTGATATACGCGCCGTATGAGAATATCTGAAAGCATACGGCCCGTATGTCAATATGACATACGCGACGTATGTAATTTGGAGAACATCCGTGTCGACGGGCAAGCGCGCGCAAATGGTGGAGGAAACCCGGGGCAAGCTGATCCAGGCCGCCCGCAAGGCCTTCGCGATCAAAGGCTATGCGGCAGCCTCGATGGACGACCTCACCAGGGACGCCGGCCTGACGCGCGGCGCGCTCTATCACAACTTTGGTGACAAAAAGGGACTTCTGCAGGCGGTCATCGACCAGATCGATGCCGAGATGCTGGCGCGGATGCGGGAGACGTCAAGTCAGGCGGCAACGCCCTGGCTCGCATTCCTCACCGAAGGGATCGCCTATATCGAGATGGCGCTCGAGCCGGAAATCCAGCGCATCATGCTGCTGGACGGCCCCGCAGTGCTCGGCGATCCCTCGCAATGGCCTAACCAGACGGCGTGCCTGCGCACGACGACGCAGGCGATCGAGCAGCTGATCGCGGATGGTGTCGTGAAGGACGTGGATGCGGAGGCCGCGGCTCGGCTGATCAATGGCGCCGCGCTGAACGCCGCGCTGTGGGTAGCGGCGGCGAAAGAGCCCGCCGCGGTGCTGCCGAAGGCGGTAACGGCGTTCCGGGAATTGGCGTCGGGATTGTTGCGGACGGAGAGCTGATACAGCCCCG
Coding sequences within:
- the rplD gene encoding 50S ribosomal protein L4 produces the protein MKLNVTTLEGKDAGSVELSEAIFGLDVRADLIQRCVNWQLAKRQAGTHKAKGRAEIARTGKKMYKQKGTGGARHGSARVPQFRGGGRAFGPVVRSHAFDLPKKVRALALKHALSAKAKDGSLIVLDQAVLEAAKTKALLGHFSGLGLTNALIIDGAELNNGFAIAARNIPNIDVLPIQGINVYDILRRQKLVLTKAALDALEARFK
- the rplC gene encoding 50S ribosomal protein L3, which codes for MRSGVIAQKVGMTRVFTEAGEHIPVTVLKLGNCQVLGHRTTEKNGYVALQLGSGSRKTVYMPKAERGQFAAAKVEPKRKVAEFRVSEDALLPVGAEIQADHFVAGQFVDVTGTSVGKGFAGGMKRWNFGGLRATHGVSVSHRSIGSTGGRQDPGKTFKNKKMPGHMGVDRITTLNLRVVSTDVERGLILVEGAVPGAKGGWISVRDAVKKELPKDAPKPGKFKLAGEGAAEAPAAEQEGA
- the rpsJ gene encoding 30S ribosomal protein S10 gives rise to the protein MNGQNIRIRLKAFDHRILDASTREIVSTAKRTGAQVRGPIPLPTRIEKFTVNRSPHVDKKSREQFEMRTHKRLLDIVDPTPQTVDALMKLDLAAGVDVEIKL
- the tuf gene encoding elongation factor Tu gives rise to the protein MAKAKFERTKPHCNIGTIGHVDHGKTSLTAAITKVLAETGGASFTAYDQIDKAPEEKARGITISTAHVEYETANRHYAHVDCPGHADYVKNMITGAAQMDGAILVVSAADGPMPQTREHILLARQVGVPALVVFLNKCDMVDDPELLELVEMEVRELLSKYDFPGDDIPIVKGSALAALEDSNKALGHDAILELMKNVDAYIPQPERPVDQPFLMPVEDVFSISGRGTVVTGRVERGIVKVGEEIEIVGLKATQKTTVTGVEMFRKLLDQGQAGDNIGALLRGTKREDVERGQVLCKPGSVKPHTKFKAEAYILTKEEGGRHTPFFTNYRPQFYFRTTDVTGVVHLPEGTEMVMPGDNIAMEVHLIVPIAMEEKLRFAIREGGRTVGAGVVASIIE
- the fusA gene encoding elongation factor G, which encodes MPRQNAIEDYRNFGIMAHIDAGKTTTTERILYYTGKSHKIGEVHEGAATMDWMEQEQERGITITSAATTAYWNGKRLNIIDTPGHVDFTIEVERSLRVLDGAVCVLDSNQGVEPQTETVWRQGDKYKVPRIVFANKMDKTGADFYKCLQDIIDRLGAKPVAIQLPIGAENNFKGLVDLVTMKGIVWNDESLGAKFDYVDIPEDMVEKAKEYREKMLEAAVELDDDAMAAYLDGNEPDEATLKRLLRKAVLTGAFYPVLCGSAFKNKGVQPLLDAVVDYLPSPLDVPAIKGQDEDGNEVVRKADDKEPLALLAFKIMDDPFVGTITFCRIYSGVLQSGTGVVNSTREKKERIGRMLLMHANNREDIKEAYAGDIVALAGLKEARTGDTLCDPENPVILERMEFPEPVIEIAIEPKSKADQEKLGVALAKLAAEDPSFRVSTDHESGQTILKGMGELHLDIKVDILKRTYKVDANIGAPQVAFREKITKRAEVDYTHKKQTGGTGQFARVKFVVEPGEPGSGFVFESKIVGGAVPKEYIPGVEKGLNSVMSSGVVAGFPVVDVHVQLVDGAYHDVDSSALAFEIASRAALRDALQKGKSVLLEPIMKVECVTPEDYTGSVIGDLNSRRGQIQGQDMRGNANVINAMVPLMNMFGYVNTLRSMSQGRATFSMSFDHYAEAPANVSAEVQKKFA
- the rpsG gene encoding 30S ribosomal protein S7 is translated as MSRRHSAEKRVVNPDPKFGNIIVTKFMNSIMYDGKKSAAEQIVYGAFDIIEAKTKQGPLTVFEQALENVMPTIEVRSRRVGGATYQVPVEVRSVRRQALGIRWLITAARARNEKTMTERLSAELLDASNNRGNAVKKREDVHKMAEANRAFSHYRW
- the rpsL gene encoding 30S ribosomal protein S12, with product MPTINQLIANPRVIQKARKKVPALQQSPQKRGVCTRVYTTTPKKPNSALRKVAKVRLTNGFEVIGYIPGEGHNLQEHSVVMIRGGRVKDLPGVRYHILRGVLDTQGVKNRKQRRSKYGAKRPK
- a CDS encoding RidA family protein; protein product: MTKRDAIFPAGRQALYEINRYSAAIRSGDLLFVSGQVGSRADGSPEPDFAKQVQLAFDNLGNVLKAAGAGLDDIVDVTTFHTDPEAQFGTVNAIRAEIFPDHPYPNWTAVGVNWLAGFDFEIKVIARMP
- a CDS encoding TetR/AcrR family transcriptional regulator; protein product: MVEETRGKLIQAARKAFAIKGYAAASMDDLTRDAGLTRGALYHNFGDKKGLLQAVIDQIDAEMLARMRETSSQAATPWLAFLTEGIAYIEMALEPEIQRIMLLDGPAVLGDPSQWPNQTACLRTTTQAIEQLIADGVVKDVDAEAAARLINGAALNAALWVAAAKEPAAVLPKAVTAFRELASGLLRTES